A stretch of Oreochromis aureus strain Israel breed Guangdong linkage group 11, ZZ_aureus, whole genome shotgun sequence DNA encodes these proteins:
- the LOC116315357 gene encoding putative ferric-chelate reductase 1 yields MDLLVLLLLCTAPLIRGYRSGLVIDSCEDMTSHYSGLSAQTAPSPFTVTTEQRRYRLGEDVKVELQGPASTPFTGFLLEAIEVGSETPVGSFAIPAGAAKLLSCNQRPNSAVSHTSGFNSSYIQVTWRSEPSRDIKTVQFRASFVQNSTTFWVNVTSPVLTFTNGRAARSAGSLTGNGSTQLAPLVKSARSISSANCGVTKVCFSHPASCDPAVSSSCYFMSAMMSSNGTAVQYEMTGPYEGYIAFGFSDDQRMGNDDIYVCVTDSSGQAVVQHMYSTGRTTPQARPLGNVYNVTTSLQNNVISCSFTTTDIISIQGTSGFSQSYYFMFVHGRSSNGQIQKHSADFVSTTKMDISTPVVVSNSGFPDIIKAHGSLMLIAWMTTGSLGMMVARYLKKMAKGTRMCDKDLWFVVHVGVMCMTVAATIIAFILVFSHARDWSGGAHPVLGCLVMILSFFQPIVAMLRCGPQHHLRYLFNTSHFLNAVIIKSLAVAAIFTGLGLIDSSDGWLMKVMGGFLAWEALFYIMLEIHNGRNKHTDSATVELESELVKIDGLLIGLFFLGNICFLVALLVGIGER; encoded by the exons ATGGATCTTcttgtgttgctgctgctgtgcacTGCTCCACTAATCCGGGGCTACCGCTCAGGTCTGGTTATAGACAGCTGTGAGGACATGACATCCCACTACTCAGGGCTGAGCGCTCAAACGGCACCATCACCCTTCACTGTCACTACAGAGCAAAGGCGCTACAGACTCGGAGAGGATGTCAAAG TTGAGCTACAGGGTCCGGCCTCCACACCGTTCACTGGTTTCCTGTTGGAGGCTATAGAAGTGGGAAGTGAGACTCCTGTGGGTTCCTTTGCCATACCAGCAGGGGCTGCTAAACTCCTCAGCTGCAACCAAAGACCT AACTCAGCTGTGTCCCACACATCAGGCTTTAATAGCAGCTACATTCAGGTGACATGGAGATCAGAACCATCCAGAGACATCAAAACTGTTCAGTTCCG TGCATCCTTTGTGCAGAATTCTACAACATTTTGGGTTAATGTGACGAGCCCTGTCCTGACCTTCACTAATGGCAGAGCTGCCAGATCTGCAGGTTCCCTCACTGGGAATGGCAGTACACAACTTGCTCCACTTGTT AAATCAGCTAGATCCATCTCTAGTGCTAACTGTGGTGTCACCAAGGTGTGCTTCAGTCACCCTGCAAGCTGTGACCCAGCAGTCAGTTCTAGCTGTTATTTCATGTCGGCCATGATGTCATCCAATGGTACAGCTGTCCAGTATGAGATGACCGGTCCTTATGAAGGATACATCGCTTTTGGATTCTCTGATGATCAGAGAATG GGAAATGATGACATTTATGTTTGTGTAACAGACAGTAGTGGACAAGCTGTTGTGCAACACATGTATTCAACGGGACGCACAACTCCACAAGCGCGTCCTCTG GGGAATGTTTATAATGTAACAACGTCATTGCAGAACAATGTTATCAGTTGTTCCTTCACTACTACAGACATCATTTCTATTCAGGGGACTTCAGGTTTCAGCCAGTCCTACTACTTCATGTTTGTCCATGGACGCAGCAGCAATG GGCAAATCCAAAAACATAGCGCTGACTTTGTCAGCACTACCAAGATGGACATTTCTACTCCTGTGGTTGTCAGTAATAGTGGATTTCCTGATATCATCAAAGCTCATG GATCACTGATGCTGATTGCCTGGATGACCACAGGATCACTGGGAATGATGGTTGCCCGATATCTGAAAAAAATGGCCAAGGGAACGAGAATGTGTGACAAAGATCTCTGGTTTGTG GTCCATGTTGGAGTAATGTGTATGACGGTAGCAGCTACAATCATTGCTTTCATCCTCGTTTTCTCTCATGCTCGGGACTGGTCTGGG GGAGCACATCCAGTGTTGGGTTGCCTGGTTATGATCCTCTCCTTCTTCCAGCCTATAGTGGCTATGCTGCGCTGTGGACCACAGCATCACCT GCGGTATCTATTCAACACATCACATTTTTTGAATGCAGTGATAATAAAATCTTTAGCCG TGGCAGCCATATTTACAGGCCTGGGCTTGATTGACAGCAGTGATGGATGGCTAATGAAAGTGATGGGTGGCTTTCTTGCCTGGGAAGCTCTCTTTTACATCATGTTGGAGATTCATAATGGGAGAAATAAGCATACag ATAGTGCTACTGTAGAACTGGAATCAGAATTG GTAAAAATTGATGGTCTGCTGATCGGTCTGTTCTTTCTGGGAAACATTTGCTTTTTGGTGGCACTTTTGGTTGGAATTGGGGAGAGATAA